One genomic segment of candidate division KSB1 bacterium includes these proteins:
- a CDS encoding PQQ-binding-like beta-propeller repeat protein — translation MRKLLNIFAILIPTFLILAAVIPDDAEKNWPQWRGPYGNGIANGNPPVEWSENKNIKWKIEIPGLGHSTPIVWENQIFVLTAIDGEKVDTPPSQANQNQRGRRGGRRGWMRGNQPDKKIKYTILSINRDDGKINWQKTSREEVPHQGTHNTASWASNSGVTDGKHVWAYYGSRGLYCYDMKGNLQWEKDLGDMQKRLGFGEGSSPALYNDKIVINWDHEGDSFITALDKNTGKEIWRTNRDESTTWSSPYVVEHNGTAQVIVNATGRISSYNLDTGKLIWECGGMTMNAIPMPVSIDGIVYVTTGFRGSALVAIRLDGAKGDITNTDAVIWTYDRDTPYTPSPLAYKNNLYILKVNSEILSCFNAKTGETLFTQKRLDGIKGMYSSPVAANDRIYFAGRNGVTSVLKYGPTFEILSTNTLDDNFDASPVIVGNDLYLRGHKYLYSISE, via the coding sequence ATGAGAAAACTACTTAATATTTTTGCGATTTTAATCCCGACTTTTTTGATTCTGGCTGCGGTAATTCCGGACGATGCTGAGAAAAACTGGCCGCAATGGCGCGGTCCATACGGGAATGGCATCGCCAATGGAAATCCACCGGTTGAGTGGAGTGAAAATAAAAATATCAAATGGAAAATTGAAATTCCCGGGTTGGGACATTCGACTCCAATCGTTTGGGAAAATCAAATTTTTGTTTTAACCGCTATTGATGGCGAAAAAGTCGATACCCCTCCAAGCCAGGCAAACCAAAATCAACGAGGAAGGCGTGGTGGTCGAAGAGGATGGATGCGTGGCAACCAACCTGACAAAAAAATTAAATACACTATTCTTTCAATCAATCGCGATGATGGTAAAATTAACTGGCAAAAAACCTCCCGGGAAGAAGTGCCACACCAGGGGACTCACAATACCGCCTCATGGGCGTCTAATTCCGGTGTAACAGACGGGAAACATGTTTGGGCTTATTACGGCTCACGGGGGTTGTATTGTTACGATATGAAAGGCAATCTTCAATGGGAAAAAGACTTGGGAGATATGCAGAAAAGATTGGGATTTGGAGAGGGAAGTTCACCAGCGCTGTATAATGATAAAATCGTAATTAATTGGGATCATGAAGGAGATTCATTCATTACTGCGCTTGATAAGAATACCGGCAAAGAAATATGGCGAACCAATCGAGATGAGAGCACTACCTGGAGTTCACCCTATGTGGTTGAACATAACGGCACAGCACAAGTTATTGTGAATGCAACTGGCAGGATCAGTAGTTACAATCTTGATACCGGTAAGTTAATCTGGGAATGTGGCGGCATGACTATGAATGCGATTCCCATGCCGGTATCCATTGATGGAATTGTTTACGTGACAACAGGCTTTCGCGGCAGCGCTTTGGTTGCCATTCGCCTGGATGGAGCCAAAGGAGATATTACCAACACCGATGCAGTGATCTGGACATATGATCGAGATACACCTTACACCCCATCACCTCTTGCTTATAAGAATAACCTTTACATTTTGAAAGTCAATTCCGAGATTCTTTCCTGTTTCAATGCAAAGACAGGTGAAACTCTTTTCACCCAAAAGCGCCTCGATGGCATTAAAGGAATGTATTCGTCACCTGTAGCAGCAAATGATCGTATTTATTTTGCCGGCAGAAATGGCGTAACTTCAGTACTCAAGTATGGACCAACGTTTGAAATTTTGTCCACGAATACCCTTGATGACAATTTTGATGCTTCACCGGTGATTGTGGGAAATGATCTATATTTGAGAGGCCACAAATATCTTTATAGTATCTCAGAATAG